The following coding sequences are from one Candidatus Dependentiae bacterium window:
- a CDS encoding M23 family metallopeptidase: MKNKLFRIQIMSVLAFLAVQGSVYGDLDHVCAYSNESVVKFREKIAPICAIENIIGKSKVAFSWPVDLCEFWVSSLFGPRRHQGITKHHGGVDMAALKGTSVRASASGTVKVVTPNAPGYGNLIEIVHKNGFMTRYGHLNQMHAQVGDKVARGDSIATVGSTGNARGKDPSHLHFEILKDGKRIDPLPYLYCSEIELKK; encoded by the coding sequence ATGAAAAATAAATTATTTAGAATTCAAATTATGTCTGTTCTTGCTTTTCTAGCAGTTCAAGGTAGCGTCTATGGCGATTTAGATCATGTCTGTGCCTACTCAAACGAATCTGTTGTAAAATTTCGTGAAAAAATAGCCCCAATCTGTGCCATAGAAAATATTATTGGAAAGTCTAAGGTTGCTTTTAGCTGGCCTGTAGATCTATGTGAGTTTTGGGTGAGTTCTTTGTTTGGGCCTCGTAGGCATCAGGGAATCACAAAACATCATGGCGGGGTTGATATGGCAGCGCTCAAAGGGACTTCGGTTCGAGCATCTGCCAGTGGAACTGTAAAAGTAGTTACGCCAAATGCTCCAGGCTATGGAAATTTAATTGAAATTGTTCATAAAAATGGTTTTATGACGCGTTATGGCCATCTAAATCAGATGCATGCTCAAGTTGGTGATAAAGTGGCAAGGGGCGATTCTATCGCAACAGTTGGCTCAACTGGTAATGCCCGAGGAAAAGACCCTTCGCATCTTCATTTTGAAATATTAAAAGATGGAAAGCGAATTGATCCGTTGCCATATCTTTATTGCTCTGAGATTGAGTTAAAAAAATAA
- a CDS encoding glycosyltransferase family 61 protein codes for MNVWRFCLLVAFFVQLKLEAQELQIVSMYDLMRADKSIKFLSCDEKEAFAFKEFPLKANPPLFQPSQGMLQGTFVLTIPQGQVYFQPKDIAGIILASGSIVEEMLWPSKEAFFGRHKKFQLLDLPEDGFKVEGRMAVITQEVAGCYGHWLIEVLGRLALLERYGVQYDKLYVPQNYPFQKESLALWGIDQEKIIDSFQVPLVKAQELVVPSLVCRKSPALPRKPLCCMYSVKWIVEYVRNKFLPILSREQMDKQFSKKIFISRNDAGSRRVINEDDLFALFEPLGFERYFLTELSFIEQVGLFANAEIIIGPSGSGLTNLIFCNPGTCIVELFQARGDCTFFYLSQLIGLKHICLQSMTFSQGGGFFDTTISLDIIQDFIKNEMKL; via the coding sequence ATGAATGTATGGCGATTTTGTTTGTTAGTAGCTTTTTTTGTACAGTTAAAGTTAGAGGCTCAAGAATTACAGATAGTTTCAATGTATGATTTGATGAGGGCCGATAAGTCTATTAAGTTTTTAAGCTGTGATGAAAAAGAGGCTTTTGCATTTAAAGAGTTCCCGCTCAAAGCAAATCCACCATTATTTCAGCCTTCTCAAGGTATGCTTCAAGGGACCTTCGTTCTTACCATTCCTCAAGGTCAAGTTTATTTTCAACCCAAAGACATTGCAGGCATTATTTTAGCAAGCGGGAGCATTGTCGAAGAGATGCTCTGGCCGAGCAAGGAGGCTTTTTTTGGACGACATAAAAAATTTCAATTGCTTGATCTGCCAGAAGATGGTTTTAAGGTTGAAGGTCGAATGGCCGTAATTACCCAAGAAGTTGCGGGTTGTTATGGTCATTGGCTTATTGAAGTGCTTGGTCGGCTAGCCTTGTTGGAAAGATATGGCGTACAATATGACAAATTATATGTTCCACAAAATTATCCATTCCAAAAAGAAAGTTTAGCGCTGTGGGGTATAGATCAAGAAAAAATTATTGATTCTTTTCAAGTGCCTCTTGTCAAGGCTCAAGAGCTTGTAGTTCCGTCTCTTGTTTGCAGAAAGTCTCCAGCTCTTCCAAGAAAGCCTCTTTGCTGTATGTATAGCGTGAAATGGATTGTTGAATATGTTCGCAATAAGTTTTTACCAATTCTTTCGCGGGAGCAAATGGATAAACAATTTAGTAAAAAAATATTTATTTCCCGCAATGACGCTGGATCTCGGCGTGTGATTAATGAAGACGATCTGTTTGCCTTGTTTGAGCCTTTAGGGTTTGAAAGATATTTTTTAACAGAACTGTCTTTTATAGAGCAGGTTGGGCTGTTTGCCAATGCTGAAATTATTATTGGGCCAAGCGGATCAGGTTTGACCAATCTCATATTTTGTAACCCAGGAACATGCATTGTTGAGTTATTTCAAGCTCGTGGAGATTGTACCTTTTTTTATCTGTCACAGCTTATTGGGCTCAAGCATATTTGCCTTCAGAGTATGACATTTAGTCAAGGTGGAGGTTTTTTTGATACAACAATCTCATTGGATATTATTCAAGATTTTATAAAAAATGAAATGAAATTATGA
- a CDS encoding glycosyltransferase family 61 protein has translation MIKRVCFLVVFATTFVFTKELPLISLFDAIEQNKKIEYIHCLDGYQKTFKPFSLVNWPDLQPSEPFFLPTFFIKIPQGRVYSPRGYIFCNNLIIKDFMWSNIPAAEQMKRFHIETLKSPESIPGRVAVITHDGWFCYYHWMTEILGRLVLLEEYGIEYDWLYVTTSKPFMKDVLALWGIDENKIITPDGLTNYIQADELIVPSLVSTILPYVEHPFSSYMQPWIIERIRSKLLPFLDVNKNTKAPEKRIFISRKDARMRRVLNEDEVFALFEPFGFKRYTLDSLSLLEQMSLFNRADIIVASHGAGLTNLIFSKPGTRVIEFFQARPDATYWNLCQILRLNHTCIKTVEFDKNHSMRNTVVPLECFDEVLKEFSI, from the coding sequence ATGATAAAAAGAGTTTGTTTTTTAGTTGTTTTTGCTACAACATTTGTTTTTACAAAAGAATTACCATTAATTTCTTTGTTTGATGCAATTGAGCAAAATAAAAAAATAGAATACATACATTGCTTAGATGGATATCAAAAAACTTTTAAGCCGTTCTCGTTGGTTAACTGGCCTGATTTGCAACCATCAGAGCCGTTTTTTTTACCAACATTTTTCATAAAAATTCCACAAGGCAGAGTGTATTCGCCTCGAGGATATATTTTTTGTAACAATTTGATTATTAAAGATTTTATGTGGAGCAATATTCCTGCGGCAGAGCAAATGAAGAGATTTCATATTGAGACATTAAAAAGCCCAGAATCTATTCCAGGTCGAGTTGCAGTTATTACTCATGATGGTTGGTTTTGTTATTATCATTGGATGACTGAAATCTTAGGGAGATTAGTTTTGTTAGAAGAGTATGGAATAGAGTATGACTGGCTGTATGTAACAACGAGCAAGCCATTCATGAAAGATGTTCTTGCGCTTTGGGGTATAGATGAAAATAAAATAATAACGCCAGATGGTTTGACGAATTATATTCAGGCGGATGAATTGATTGTACCATCACTGGTGAGCACAATATTACCATACGTAGAGCATCCTTTTTCTAGTTATATGCAGCCTTGGATAATTGAACGCATTAGATCAAAGTTGTTACCATTTCTCGATGTAAATAAAAACACCAAGGCTCCTGAAAAAAGAATTTTTATTTCTAGAAAAGATGCTCGCATGCGTAGGGTTCTAAATGAGGATGAAGTGTTTGCTTTATTTGAGCCTTTTGGATTTAAGCGTTATACATTGGATTCGTTATCGCTATTGGAGCAAATGTCTCTTTTTAATCGCGCTGATATTATTGTAGCGTCACATGGTGCAGGGCTTACAAATCTTATTTTTTCCAAACCTGGAACGCGTGTTATAGAATTCTTTCAAGCTCGGCCAGATGCAACATATTGGAACCTGTGTCAGATTTTACGCCTGAATCATACTTGTATTAAAACTGTAGAGTTTGACAAAAATCACAGTATGCGAAATACAGTTGTTCCTCTTGAATGCTTTGATGAAGTTCTAAAAGAGTTCTCGATTTAA
- a CDS encoding ferredoxin, with amino-acid sequence MKKVWIAPGCITCGRCEFIAPEVFEVLDVAYVKQDADVSKNEELIKEAVKTCPVNVINYDSDAKKVSNEN; translated from the coding sequence ATGAAAAAAGTTTGGATAGCTCCTGGTTGCATTACTTGTGGCCGCTGTGAATTTATAGCGCCAGAGGTTTTTGAAGTGCTCGATGTTGCGTATGTTAAGCAAGATGCAGATGTTTCAAAAAATGAAGAGCTTATAAAAGAAGCTGTAAAAACTTGTCCGGTAAATGTGATTAATTATGACTCTGATGCTAAAAAAGTGTCGAATGAAAATTAA
- a CDS encoding MBL fold metallo-hydrolase encodes MKRIYPERSYGKFICCDGLNHEWFVPVVKTLIHSIKVCFLNQSLKEDVKKFITIPTFKTRSQEPIITWLGHSTFLIQVAGKNILTDPIFGSLSFVFRRLVPSVVQIKDLPEIDYVLISHNHFDHMDSKTLCGLKDRFPQMKVLVPSGDKEWFDRHLFENVSEHMWWDEIVDDSSSLKITFLPANHWSQRTLFDKNRSLWGSWMIESGDFKVYFAGDTSWGEHFAQIGNEFKDIDVALLPVAPGEPRSWMKSSHINAQEAVNAFIHLKAKTFIPMHWGTFHLGFDEFYAPIILLKQSWSELQADLKDKNLKILKFGEMITGFQRRMAFAIKQSLKQVSL; translated from the coding sequence ATGAAACGGATCTATCCAGAGCGTAGTTATGGAAAGTTTATCTGTTGCGATGGTCTCAACCATGAATGGTTTGTGCCTGTTGTCAAAACGCTTATTCATTCGATTAAAGTTTGTTTTTTAAATCAATCTTTAAAAGAAGATGTCAAAAAATTTATAACAATCCCCACCTTTAAAACAAGATCACAAGAGCCAATTATTACTTGGCTTGGTCATTCAACGTTTCTTATTCAGGTCGCAGGTAAAAATATTTTAACAGATCCAATTTTTGGATCACTTTCATTTGTATTTCGCAGGCTGGTTCCATCAGTTGTGCAAATTAAAGATCTTCCTGAGATTGATTATGTATTAATTTCTCATAATCATTTTGATCATATGGATAGCAAAACACTCTGTGGATTAAAAGATAGATTTCCACAGATGAAAGTTCTTGTGCCGTCTGGTGATAAAGAATGGTTTGATAGACATTTATTTGAAAATGTTTCTGAGCATATGTGGTGGGATGAAATCGTAGATGATAGTAGCTCTTTAAAAATTACTTTTTTGCCTGCAAATCATTGGTCACAAAGAACATTGTTTGATAAAAATAGATCTTTGTGGGGAAGCTGGATGATTGAGTCTGGTGATTTTAAAGTTTATTTTGCTGGTGACACGAGCTGGGGTGAACATTTTGCTCAGATTGGCAATGAGTTTAAAGATATCGATGTAGCTCTTTTGCCAGTTGCTCCAGGTGAACCTAGATCATGGATGAAAAGTTCTCATATCAATGCACAAGAAGCAGTTAATGCATTTATACATTTAAAAGCAAAAACATTTATTCCAATGCATTGGGGCACGTTTCATCTAGGATTTGATGAGTTTTATGCCCCAATTATACTTTTAAAACAATCATGGAGTGAGCTTCAGGCTGACTTAAAAGATAAAAACTTAAAGATTTTAAAATTTGGTGAAATGATCACTGGATTTCAGCGGCGTATGGCATTTGCAATTAAACAAAGCCTTAAGCAAGTATCTTTATAA
- a CDS encoding cysteine synthase family protein yields MKTLLHSIGDTKLVKIFEEFPTNIFAKLEYLNPGGSIKDRSAKYMVEWAEQQGLLKPGMTIIDASSGNHGISLAMIGAIKGYKVIICSTQKHSQEKIGSIRALGATVLTFAPTDSLEDPNSYHAQALKLQRETPNSYMPNQYCNPLNSVAHYHDLGPEIWNQTNGKVTHFFAAAGTGGTVSGAGKYLKEMNPDIQVIGVDATNSYRSTNGNPKPYKLEGIGVDSESLVLDNSVIDQFITATDDQGIDMMKNLAHHSGLLVGPSSGAVAHAVHSYAKNLKPTDLAVAIFGDSGRAYLSKNYF; encoded by the coding sequence TTGAAAACTCTGCTTCACTCAATTGGCGACACAAAGCTTGTAAAAATATTTGAAGAATTCCCTACAAATATTTTTGCAAAACTAGAATATTTAAACCCTGGTGGAAGCATTAAAGATCGTTCGGCAAAATACATGGTAGAGTGGGCAGAACAGCAAGGCCTTTTAAAGCCAGGAATGACAATAATTGACGCATCTTCTGGAAATCATGGCATTTCTCTTGCAATGATTGGAGCTATTAAAGGCTATAAAGTTATAATTTGCTCTACTCAAAAACATAGCCAAGAAAAAATTGGTTCAATCAGAGCGCTCGGTGCAACTGTACTTACTTTTGCGCCAACAGACAGCCTAGAAGATCCAAATAGTTACCATGCACAAGCGCTAAAACTTCAACGCGAAACTCCAAATTCATATATGCCAAATCAATATTGCAATCCTCTTAACAGCGTTGCTCATTATCACGATCTTGGACCTGAAATTTGGAATCAAACAAACGGAAAAGTAACACACTTTTTTGCAGCTGCAGGAACTGGCGGAACGGTCAGTGGTGCTGGAAAATATTTAAAAGAAATGAATCCTGATATACAAGTTATTGGCGTTGATGCTACGAACTCATATCGCTCAACAAATGGAAATCCAAAGCCTTATAAACTTGAAGGGATTGGTGTTGATTCTGAGTCTTTAGTTTTGGATAATTCTGTAATCGATCAATTTATTACAGCAACTGATGATCAAGGGATTGATATGATGAAAAATCTTGCACATCACTCCGGACTTTTAGTTGGTCCAAGTAGTGGCGCTGTGGCACATGCGGTACATTCATACGCTAAAAATTTAAAGCCCACAGATCTTGCCGTAGCAATTTTTGGCGACTCAGGAAGAGCATATTTATCAAAAAATTATTTTTAA
- a CDS encoding ATP synthase F0 subunit C — protein MHDLYYILISMIPVVLASIGTSIGQGLIGKQALIAMHTQPASSQNIFKMCVIGIAITETAALMGTIMSILLITDTAPIANPYFASFGVTGIAFAVGISGFCAGIASSFPAIASCTSLARQPFLQSKLLNIMLITQTLIMAPNIFGLIVGLMIKSQVPYVHTFNQAMQLLASGISIGLGCIGPSIGLATFVFAACTALGTNKKSYNKILTFTFICEAIIETPVIFSLLISLMIFAQKISPFSNLQGWQFISAALCIGLSTISPGMNTGRIGATACKQIALNVEQYPSISKITMLALALIDSFAIYGLIISLMLLLY, from the coding sequence ATGCATGATTTATACTACATATTAATTTCTATGATCCCTGTGGTTCTTGCTTCAATTGGTACAAGCATTGGCCAAGGGCTTATCGGCAAACAAGCCTTAATTGCTATGCATACGCAGCCAGCATCCTCGCAAAACATTTTTAAAATGTGTGTCATTGGAATTGCGATAACAGAAACAGCGGCATTGATGGGTACTATCATGTCTATTTTATTAATCACCGACACAGCTCCTATCGCAAATCCATATTTTGCTTCTTTTGGAGTTACCGGTATTGCTTTTGCCGTTGGCATTTCAGGATTCTGCGCAGGCATAGCTTCATCTTTTCCTGCGATTGCAAGCTGCACCAGCCTTGCTAGGCAGCCTTTTTTACAATCTAAATTATTAAACATTATGCTGATCACGCAAACTCTAATCATGGCGCCAAATATTTTTGGATTGATCGTTGGGCTCATGATCAAAAGTCAGGTTCCTTATGTGCATACGTTTAACCAAGCCATGCAACTTCTTGCTAGCGGAATAAGCATTGGCCTTGGCTGCATAGGACCTTCAATTGGACTAGCAACTTTTGTCTTTGCTGCGTGCACAGCACTTGGAACAAATAAGAAATCTTATAACAAGATTTTAACATTTACTTTTATTTGTGAAGCAATAATAGAAACTCCAGTAATTTTTTCTTTACTCATATCTCTTATGATTTTTGCACAAAAAATTTCTCCTTTTTCCAATTTACAAGGCTGGCAATTTATTTCTGCAGCTTTATGTATTGGCCTAAGTACTATTTCTCCTGGAATGAACACAGGAAGAATTGGAGCTACTGCATGCAAACAAATCGCTCTAAATGTTGAGCAATATCCTTCTATTTCAAAAATTACGATGCTAGCCTTAGCGTTGATTGATTCTTTTGCTATTTACGGACTAATCATTTCTTTAATGTTGTTACTTTATTAA
- the atpB gene encoding F0F1 ATP synthase subunit A, which yields MQNHNTLTEHVWKPFARFNLSGEFWTLKPDTLITTWIILGLIFIVSLYIFRCLQNENSLVRNIVLQYVKAFQELLSQSLNSCPENHLVLVCSIFTFILLCNTIQVIPWLKEPTEDLNTTFALGLVVFFYVHIHSIKAKGLKHYIMHYFEPFALMFPLHIISALSSVLSMSFRLFGNIFGGCIISSLYSGILSGSVIAQTIGLLTGINILMLLLFGIFEGIIQAFVFTMLTITYLSMAITPEDDENSSPINIIP from the coding sequence ATGCAGAATCATAATACTTTAACTGAACATGTATGGAAGCCTTTTGCTAGGTTTAATCTGTCTGGAGAATTCTGGACACTAAAACCAGACACGCTCATTACCACTTGGATTATTTTAGGCTTAATTTTTATCGTAAGTCTTTATATCTTTAGATGCTTACAAAACGAAAACAGCCTGGTAAGAAACATTGTTTTACAATATGTAAAAGCGTTTCAAGAGCTTCTATCTCAGTCTTTAAATTCATGCCCAGAAAACCATCTTGTGCTTGTTTGCTCAATTTTTACTTTTATTTTACTTTGTAACACCATACAAGTTATTCCTTGGTTAAAAGAACCAACAGAAGACTTAAATACAACTTTTGCCCTTGGGCTCGTTGTATTTTTTTATGTTCATATTCATTCGATCAAAGCAAAGGGGCTCAAGCATTATATTATGCATTATTTTGAACCATTTGCTCTCATGTTTCCATTACACATCATCAGCGCACTATCCTCAGTGCTTTCAATGTCGTTTAGACTTTTTGGAAATATTTTTGGCGGATGCATCATAAGTTCTTTATATTCTGGAATTCTTTCTGGTTCAGTTATTGCACAAACTATTGGCTTACTTACCGGAATAAACATTTTAATGCTTTTATTATTTGGTATTTTCGAGGGTATTATTCAGGCATTTGTTTTTACTATGCTTACCATTACATATCTTTCAATGGCAATAACACCAGAAGACGACGAAAACAGCTCACCAATAAATATAATTCCGTAA
- a CDS encoding L-threonylcarbamoyladenylate synthase, with translation MIYWNQQVSISMLQAALDKDEVLLVSGDTVLGLCARLTQKSFDKINEIKQRSRKPYLILVSSADKLNYFIDQELSEKLKTLIKTCWPGPVTLVFKAKPSLESWMISEEGTIAIRVPDHVGLLKLLSDYDGLFSTSANISSKPIPASIKSVDPEILRNIGAVCIDQGDDTEPQSPSTILDCSTGEIQVLRPGVFSVETLQSIIG, from the coding sequence ATGATTTATTGGAATCAGCAAGTTAGTATATCTATGCTTCAAGCAGCGTTAGACAAAGATGAAGTTCTCCTTGTATCTGGCGATACAGTGCTTGGCCTATGTGCAAGGCTTACTCAAAAATCCTTTGATAAAATTAATGAAATAAAACAACGATCCCGAAAGCCTTATTTAATACTTGTTTCGTCGGCAGATAAATTGAATTATTTTATCGATCAAGAGCTTTCTGAAAAATTAAAAACATTAATAAAAACATGTTGGCCAGGTCCAGTGACCCTTGTTTTTAAAGCTAAGCCAAGCCTAGAGTCTTGGATGATAAGTGAAGAAGGTACGATTGCTATTCGAGTGCCAGATCATGTTGGCCTACTAAAGCTTTTATCTGATTATGATGGTTTGTTTTCTACAAGCGCTAATATTTCATCAAAGCCTATCCCAGCCTCAATTAAATCAGTTGATCCTGAAATTTTACGCAATATTGGAGCTGTTTGCATCGACCAAGGGGATGATACCGAGCCGCAAAGTCCGTCAACTATTTTAGATTGTTCAACTGGCGAAATTCAAGTTTTAAGGCCCGGAGTTTTTTCGGTTGAGACTTTGCAGAGCATTATTGGATAA